TACGGCTGTAGATATCCTCATTACGCGTTTCTATGGCGGTTTCCAGGAAGTAATTAGCGCGCTCCAGCTTATCCCAGAAAAAGGAATAGCTCTGGGAAAGCTCGAATGTATCCAGGTTCATCTTTCTAATAGCGGCAAGGCGCAGGGTATTAAGCCCGGCGAACATCCAGCAGCGGCCGCTTTTTTCCTGGTTGGTGATAAGTCCGGTTTTAATATCATGGGAGAAGGTGAAATCGGTTTTGGCGACAACTTCGCGGTTCATCGCGATATCCGGTATGGCCGTCCGGGTAACCGCGTTTAAAGCCACGCGATTGGCAGGCTGGCTGTGGAAGGCCTTCTGGTATTTAGCGATTAAATCATCTCTTAAAACCCCGCCGTTAATCATAGAATAAACTCCTTAATAACTATAGAGGAAAAATAATATCAAAAATTATTAAATAAGTCAAACAAAGATTTAATATCTTATAAGTAAAAAAAGGCATACTGTTAAGGTAACGTGATTTAGCCTAAACACCTTACTTTTTAATTGAGAACAGGAGAATTATCCGGTGTATTTACTGCAGAAAGAATCATATCAATCTGAACCATATAAACTTTGGAACGGCTAAAGACTTTGCACCCCCATGGTGAACTGAAAATACCCCCCTACCCCCACCATACCCTCCCCCCGGCCAAATTATTTAGCCTGGACGGTGAAATGATTTGATTTAGGAGCCAAAAGCGTTTAATTAACCAAACTTATGAAATTTAGGCTACTTGAGGCAAATCTTTACCCCACCCCTACCCACCATACCCCCACCCCCCTATAATTCTTTAATCCGGCACTCCAAATCAGTGGAAATGGGGTGCCCGACGGAAAAGTATAAAAAGCAAGTGTGGAGTTCAGGAGTGAGTCCCGTAAAACGAATATAACGCATCTAATAACGAATTGGACAGCAGGACAGAGGGACACATCCCACCGCCTGTATCCCTTTATTTTCCACGCTTACGAGTCTTTTAACACAGGCTTACCCCATGCATCATCTTGGCAAATGATTCTTCTTTAGCCGGTCTGGCAAGCAGGTGAACATGATTAGTCATCAGACAGTAAACCATTATAGAAATATCCCATTTGGCGGCATATTCTTTCAGTAAATCCAAATATTTAGTGTATGTTTCCTGAGCAAAGAAAACCTTTTGTCTGTTATTACCGCGCTGAATAATGTGGTGAGGATAATCAACAACTACGGCTCTGGCGATTCTCGGCATAACGACGATTTTAATAAAACTACGCCTTATATGTCAAGAAAATCGGAGGTTATAACCGGTGGGATGTGTCCCCTATGTCTCCGTGTCCCCTATGTCTCCATGTCTTTTGTGTTCTTTTAAGATATAAATTCATTTTAGCTGCCACTATTTTACCTACTTTAATAGATTTTTGAATATTGGTTGCATGTTTTGCATAGTAATATTTCTTTCTTTTTCCCTCATTAAAACCAAGTAGCCCTTCTAATATCAAAATATTACATATGGTGACTTCATGTAAAGATAATCGTAATATTAAAGGTGTTATACGTTTATTTATACCTTTTCTTAATATCGCGACTAAATTGTCATCTGGCTCTATCCCCATGTGATTTAGTGTTTTCCTGCCATATGCACCAGCTTTGACAGCATTTTTAATGTACGGATTTATCCAAGTATTCATGATTTTAACTTCTACGTTGTAGCAGTTGTTATATTCAAACAATATAGGATGTGAAACATCTTTTCGTCGCATTCTTAGAATGCCTTCTACTAATACATCTGCAAAAGCATTTACATCATGAGGTGTTAATCGTAACAATAAATTTACCGATTTTTTATTATTTTCCATGATGTTTTTCTCCATCAGGTTTAATATTTTCATGACTATTTGTCTTTGGATCTGTAACATCCCAATGAGTTCCATCCTTACTTAAAACCCATATCTTTCCTTTTTCATCTACAAAACCTTTGCCATGAGGATTCTTTTTAAAGTCTTTGTCCGGATCAACGCCTTTCTCGTTAGGTGCTCTATATGGATTGCTACCTCCTGTTGGTAATTTATCCGCAGGATGTTTTAGCCCAGGGCGAGGAACTCCTTCGTTACTCCCCGACTCCTCTGGCGGTTGTGTATCCTCTGGTGTTGTTTCTTCCGGGGTTACTTCTGGCGTTTCCGGCGGGGTAGGAACTTCTTCATCTGATGTTACTTCTACCAGAATAATAATCGCAGCCGCCAGGACAGCTGCTTGTTTAATTAATGCTTTTTTCTTGGTCGTATCCGCATCCTTTAGTTCGGCTATTGCTTTTTGTATCTTTTCCAATGCCTCTATCGTTTCTTTCAATTTATCAATGCCAACATCAGGTTTTAAAGCCCCTGTTTCCTTCCCCAATAGGCCCGTTACAATGCCTGTCAGCTTTTTCACCAGTTCTTCTTGCTGTTTTCTTGGATCATCTTTCGGCTGCACTATCGCTGGTATAGGTTTTATTATCATGGGCGGGGGTTGCACTATTGCTGGCAATGGTTGTTTAGCGCTCCCCGATGAACCTCCAAATTGTTTTTTGAACCATCTCCAAAAGCTTTCCGCAGGCGACTCTCCATACTCTTCATCATACATACCTGAAGAATCTGTCCGATTAATTGGATTGTTACAAACATAGGTATATAAATTTACTCCTCCACCATAACCGATAGGGTCTCTTGTGTTAAAGCGGCCTGTG
This sequence is a window from Planctomycetota bacterium. Protein-coding genes within it:
- a CDS encoding RHS repeat-associated core domain-containing protein, translating into MKNHNQTSTLISSFVYTHDLVGNRTAMNLNGGDSISYGYDSIYQLTSESRSGSISYTNTWTYDLVGNRKTQVESYITTTNYTHNNNNQLTQESTSTTTYTYALDANGNVVSKSDGTNIWNWSHSYENKVVSYYESLSGNTGLYVHDAYGRRIQKTANGNVEKFVYDGANVIVDYDSGNNLTAKYVTPGLNHNLLVVTNSATYYYFHDGLGSVTDINDSSQITRNAYSYYAFGASLSTTEQVNNRYRFTGQEYNTENGEYDYGARHYNPYTGRFNTRDPIGYGGGVNLYTYVCNNPINRTDSSGMYDEEYGESPAESFWRWFKKQFGGSSGSAKQPLPAIVQPPPMIIKPIPAIVQPKDDPRKQQEELVKKLTGIVTGLLGKETGALKPDVGIDKLKETIEALEKIQKAIAELKDADTTKKKALIKQAAVLAAAIIILVEVTSDEEVPTPPETPEVTPEETTPEDTQPPEESGSNEGVPRPGLKHPADKLPTGGSNPYRAPNEKGVDPDKDFKKNPHGKGFVDEKGKIWVLSKDGTHWDVTDPKTNSHENIKPDGEKHHGK
- a CDS encoding transposase, which produces MPRIARAVVVDYPHHIIQRGNNRQKVFFAQETYTKYLDLLKEYAAKWDISIMVYCLMTNHVHLLARPAKEESFAKMMHGVSLC